In one window of Camarhynchus parvulus chromosome 18, STF_HiC, whole genome shotgun sequence DNA:
- the TMEM100 gene encoding transmembrane protein 100 produces MTNEPIKEILGTPKHPDSVPTEKSNNNDCVITTIPLVSECQLTAATGGAELSCYRCTIPFGVVILIAGTVVTAVAYIFNSHGSIISVFGLVLLSSGLVLLASSAVCWKIRQHKKKAKRRESQTALVANQRTLFG; encoded by the coding sequence ATGACAAACGAGCCTATCAAAGAGATCCTGGGCACCCCAAAGCACCCTGATTCTGTACCCACAGAGAAGAGTAACAACAATGACTGTGTGATAACCACCATTCCTCTGGTCAGTGAGTGCCAGCTGACGGCAGCCACGGGGGGAGCGGAGCTCTCCTGCTACCGCTGCACCATTCCCTTCGGCGTGGTCATCCTCATCGCCGGCACCGTGGTCACTGCTGTGGCGTACATCTTCAACTCCCATGGATCCATCATCTCCGTCTTTGGCCTGGTCCTCCTGTCCTCAGGACTTGTTCTGCTGGCTTCCAGCGCCGTGTGCTGGAAGATCAGGCAGCacaagaagaaagcaaagaggCGGGAGAGCCAGACAGCGCTCGTGGCAAACCAGAGAACCTTGTTTGGCTAA
- the PCTP gene encoding phosphatidylcholine transfer protein isoform X1, producing MAAPPELEAAVGMAAPPEAEEALSRGFSEEQFGAACRELDQPAPAAAGPWQLLVETMGVRIYRLYHQQSGLYEYKIFGGLADVPPKLCADVYMDLDFRKEWDQYVKELYEETYDGEKVIYWEVKYPFPLSNRDYVYIRECREMDVQGRKIWVVLAKSVAVPQCPEKPGIIRVKSYKQSLVIESDGKAGCKVYMYYFDNPGGMIPTWLVNWAAKSGVPAFLKDIQKACLNYSKTRGC from the exons ATGGCGGCGCCGCCGGAGCTGGAGGCAGCGGTGGGGATGGCGGCGCCGCCGGAGGCGGAGGAGGCGCTGTCGCGGGGCTTCTCGGAGGAGCAGTTTGGGGCCGCCTGCCGGGAGCTGGACCAGCCGGCGCCGGCCGCGGCGgggccctggcagctcctggtggagACCATGGGCGTGCGGATCTACCGCCTGTACCACCAG CAATCAGGACTTTATGAATATAAAATCTTTGGTGGTCTTGCTGACGTTCCCCCCAAATTGTGTGCAGATGTCTACATGGACTTGGATTTCAGAAAAGAGTGGGATCAGTATGTTAAAG AACTGTATGAGGAAACATATGATGGTGAAAAAGTAATCTACTGGGAAGTGAAGTacccttttcctctctcaaaCAGAGAT TATGTCTATATCCGGGAGTGCCGGGAGATGGATGTGCAGGGGAGGAAGATCTGGGTTGTGTTAGCAAAAAGTGTGGCTGTTCCTCAGTGCCCTGAGAAGCCTGGTATTATCAGAGTTAAGAGCTATAAACAAAGCCTGGTAATTGAAAGTGATGGCAAGGCTGGATGTAAAG TCTATATGTACTATTTTGATAATCCTGGTGGCATGATTCCAACCTGGCTGGTCAACTGGGCTGCCAAG AGTGGTGTGCCTGCTTTCTTGAAGGATATACAAAAAGCTTGCCTTAATTATTCTAAGACACGTGGGTGTTGA
- the PCTP gene encoding phosphatidylcholine transfer protein isoform X2: MAAPPELEAAVGMAAPPEAEEALSRGFSEEQFGAACRELDQPAPAAAGPWQLLVETMGVRIYRLYHQQSGLYEYKIFGGLADVPPKLCADVYMDLDFRKEWDQYVKELYEETYDGEKVIYWEVKYPFPLSNRDYVYIRECREMDVQGRKIWVVLAKSVAVPQCPEKPGIIRVKSYKQSLVIESDGKAGCKEWCACFLEGYTKSLP, encoded by the exons ATGGCGGCGCCGCCGGAGCTGGAGGCAGCGGTGGGGATGGCGGCGCCGCCGGAGGCGGAGGAGGCGCTGTCGCGGGGCTTCTCGGAGGAGCAGTTTGGGGCCGCCTGCCGGGAGCTGGACCAGCCGGCGCCGGCCGCGGCGgggccctggcagctcctggtggagACCATGGGCGTGCGGATCTACCGCCTGTACCACCAG CAATCAGGACTTTATGAATATAAAATCTTTGGTGGTCTTGCTGACGTTCCCCCCAAATTGTGTGCAGATGTCTACATGGACTTGGATTTCAGAAAAGAGTGGGATCAGTATGTTAAAG AACTGTATGAGGAAACATATGATGGTGAAAAAGTAATCTACTGGGAAGTGAAGTacccttttcctctctcaaaCAGAGAT TATGTCTATATCCGGGAGTGCCGGGAGATGGATGTGCAGGGGAGGAAGATCTGGGTTGTGTTAGCAAAAAGTGTGGCTGTTCCTCAGTGCCCTGAGAAGCCTGGTATTATCAGAGTTAAGAGCTATAAACAAAGCCTGGTAATTGAAAGTGATGGCAAGGCTGGATGTAAAG AGTGGTGTGCCTGCTTTCTTGAAGGATATACAAAAAGCTTGCCTTAA
- the PCTP gene encoding phosphatidylcholine transfer protein isoform X3 produces MQSTSLSCVTFPLFILFPQQSGLYEYKIFGGLADVPPKLCADVYMDLDFRKEWDQYVKELYEETYDGEKVIYWEVKYPFPLSNRDYVYIRECREMDVQGRKIWVVLAKSVAVPQCPEKPGIIRVKSYKQSLVIESDGKAGCKVYMYYFDNPGGMIPTWLVNWAAKSGVPAFLKDIQKACLNYSKTRGC; encoded by the exons ATGCAGAGTACTTCCCTTTCCTGTGTgacttttcctctcttcattCTGTTTCCACAGCAATCAGGACTTTATGAATATAAAATCTTTGGTGGTCTTGCTGACGTTCCCCCCAAATTGTGTGCAGATGTCTACATGGACTTGGATTTCAGAAAAGAGTGGGATCAGTATGTTAAAG AACTGTATGAGGAAACATATGATGGTGAAAAAGTAATCTACTGGGAAGTGAAGTacccttttcctctctcaaaCAGAGAT TATGTCTATATCCGGGAGTGCCGGGAGATGGATGTGCAGGGGAGGAAGATCTGGGTTGTGTTAGCAAAAAGTGTGGCTGTTCCTCAGTGCCCTGAGAAGCCTGGTATTATCAGAGTTAAGAGCTATAAACAAAGCCTGGTAATTGAAAGTGATGGCAAGGCTGGATGTAAAG TCTATATGTACTATTTTGATAATCCTGGTGGCATGATTCCAACCTGGCTGGTCAACTGGGCTGCCAAG AGTGGTGTGCCTGCTTTCTTGAAGGATATACAAAAAGCTTGCCTTAATTATTCTAAGACACGTGGGTGTTGA
- the PCTP gene encoding phosphatidylcholine transfer protein isoform X4 translates to MDLDFRKEWDQYVKELYEETYDGEKVIYWEVKYPFPLSNRDYVYIRECREMDVQGRKIWVVLAKSVAVPQCPEKPGIIRVKSYKQSLVIESDGKAGCKVYMYYFDNPGGMIPTWLVNWAAKSGVPAFLKDIQKACLNYSKTRGC, encoded by the exons ATGGACTTGGATTTCAGAAAAGAGTGGGATCAGTATGTTAAAG AACTGTATGAGGAAACATATGATGGTGAAAAAGTAATCTACTGGGAAGTGAAGTacccttttcctctctcaaaCAGAGAT TATGTCTATATCCGGGAGTGCCGGGAGATGGATGTGCAGGGGAGGAAGATCTGGGTTGTGTTAGCAAAAAGTGTGGCTGTTCCTCAGTGCCCTGAGAAGCCTGGTATTATCAGAGTTAAGAGCTATAAACAAAGCCTGGTAATTGAAAGTGATGGCAAGGCTGGATGTAAAG TCTATATGTACTATTTTGATAATCCTGGTGGCATGATTCCAACCTGGCTGGTCAACTGGGCTGCCAAG AGTGGTGTGCCTGCTTTCTTGAAGGATATACAAAAAGCTTGCCTTAATTATTCTAAGACACGTGGGTGTTGA